In the genome of Pongo pygmaeus isolate AG05252 chromosome 9, NHGRI_mPonPyg2-v2.0_pri, whole genome shotgun sequence, one region contains:
- the PLEKHB1 gene encoding pleckstrin homology domain-containing family B member 1 isoform X1, giving the protein MSPAAPVPPDSALESPFEEMALVRGGWLWRQSSILRRWKRNWFALWLDGTLGYYHDETAQDEEDRVLIHFNVRDIKIGQECHDVQPPEGRSRDGLLTVNLREGGRLHLCAETRDDALAWKTALLEANSTPVRVYSPYQDYYEVVPPNAHEATYVRSYYGPPYAGPGVTHVIVREDPCYSAGAPLAMGMLAGAATGAALGSLMWSPCWF; this is encoded by the exons ATGAGCCCTGCAGCCCCG GTCCCGCCTGACTCCGCCCTGGAAAGTCCTTTTGAAGAAATGGCCCTGGTGAGGGGCGGCTGGCTGTGGAGACAGA GCTCCATCCTCCGCCGCTGGAAGCGGAACTGGTTTGCCCTGTGGCTGGACGGGACCCTGGGATACTACCATGATGAGACAGCGCAGGATGAGGAGGACCGTGTGCTCATCCACTTCAATGTCCGTGACATAAAGATCGGCCAAGAGTGCCATG ATGTGCAGCCCCCAGAGGGCCGGAGCCGAGATGGCCTGCTGACTGTGAACCTACGGGAAGGCGGCCGCCTGCACCTCTGTGCGGAGACCAGGGATGATGCCCT AGCATGGAAGACAGCGCTGCTGGAGGCAAACTCCACCCCG GTGCGCGTCTACAGCCCGTACCAAGACTACTACGAGGTGGTGCCCCCCAATGCACATGAGGCCACGTACGTCCGCAGCTACTACGGACCGCCCTACGCAG GCCCCGGCGTGACGCACGTGATAGTGCGGGAAGATCCCTGCTACAGCGCCGGCGCCCCTCTGGCCATGGGCATGCTTGCGGGAGCCGCCACTGGGGCGGCGCTCGGCTCGCTCATGTGGTCGCCCTGCTGGTTCTGA
- the PLEKHB1 gene encoding pleckstrin homology domain-containing family B member 1 isoform X2, whose amino-acid sequence MALVRGGWLWRQSSILRRWKRNWFALWLDGTLGYYHDETAQDEEDRVLIHFNVRDIKIGQECHDVQPPEGRSRDGLLTVNLREGGRLHLCAETRDDALAWKTALLEANSTPVRVYSPYQDYYEVVPPNAHEATYVRSYYGPPYAGPGVTHVIVREDPCYSAGAPLAMGMLAGAATGAALGSLMWSPCWF is encoded by the exons ATGGCCCTGGTGAGGGGCGGCTGGCTGTGGAGACAGA GCTCCATCCTCCGCCGCTGGAAGCGGAACTGGTTTGCCCTGTGGCTGGACGGGACCCTGGGATACTACCATGATGAGACAGCGCAGGATGAGGAGGACCGTGTGCTCATCCACTTCAATGTCCGTGACATAAAGATCGGCCAAGAGTGCCATG ATGTGCAGCCCCCAGAGGGCCGGAGCCGAGATGGCCTGCTGACTGTGAACCTACGGGAAGGCGGCCGCCTGCACCTCTGTGCGGAGACCAGGGATGATGCCCT AGCATGGAAGACAGCGCTGCTGGAGGCAAACTCCACCCCG GTGCGCGTCTACAGCCCGTACCAAGACTACTACGAGGTGGTGCCCCCCAATGCACATGAGGCCACGTACGTCCGCAGCTACTACGGACCGCCCTACGCAG GCCCCGGCGTGACGCACGTGATAGTGCGGGAAGATCCCTGCTACAGCGCCGGCGCCCCTCTGGCCATGGGCATGCTTGCGGGAGCCGCCACTGGGGCGGCGCTCGGCTCGCTCATGTGGTCGCCCTGCTGGTTCTGA
- the PLEKHB1 gene encoding pleckstrin homology domain-containing family B member 1 isoform X3, translated as MSPAAPVPPDSALESPFEEMALVRGGWLWRQSSILRRWKRNWFALWLDGTLGYYHDETAQDEEDRVLIHFNVRDIKIGQECHDVQPPEGRSRDGLLTVNLREGGRLHLCAETRDDALAWKTALLEANSTPAPAGATVPPRSRRVCSKVRCVTRSWSPCKVERRIWVRVYSPYQDYYEVVPPNAHEATYVRSYYGPPYAGPGVTHVIVREDPCYSAGAPLAMGMLAGAATGAALGSLMWSPCWF; from the exons ATGAGCCCTGCAGCCCCG GTCCCGCCTGACTCCGCCCTGGAAAGTCCTTTTGAAGAAATGGCCCTGGTGAGGGGCGGCTGGCTGTGGAGACAGA GCTCCATCCTCCGCCGCTGGAAGCGGAACTGGTTTGCCCTGTGGCTGGACGGGACCCTGGGATACTACCATGATGAGACAGCGCAGGATGAGGAGGACCGTGTGCTCATCCACTTCAATGTCCGTGACATAAAGATCGGCCAAGAGTGCCATG ATGTGCAGCCCCCAGAGGGCCGGAGCCGAGATGGCCTGCTGACTGTGAACCTACGGGAAGGCGGCCGCCTGCACCTCTGTGCGGAGACCAGGGATGATGCCCT AGCATGGAAGACAGCGCTGCTGGAGGCAAACTCCACCCCG GCCCCAGCTGGAGCCACCGTCCCTCCCAGGAGCCGCCGGGTTTGCTCCAAGGTCAGGTGTGTGACCCGCTCGTGGAGCCCCTGTAAGGTTGAGAGGCGGATCTGG GTGCGCGTCTACAGCCCGTACCAAGACTACTACGAGGTGGTGCCCCCCAATGCACATGAGGCCACGTACGTCCGCAGCTACTACGGACCGCCCTACGCAG GCCCCGGCGTGACGCACGTGATAGTGCGGGAAGATCCCTGCTACAGCGCCGGCGCCCCTCTGGCCATGGGCATGCTTGCGGGAGCCGCCACTGGGGCGGCGCTCGGCTCGCTCATGTGGTCGCCCTGCTGGTTCTGA